Proteins from a genomic interval of Clostridium sp. AN503:
- the ispF gene encoding 2-C-methyl-D-erythritol 2,4-cyclodiphosphate synthase, whose protein sequence is MRIGQGYDVHKLVEGRDLILGGVTVPYELGLLGHSDADVLVHAVMDALLGAAALGDIGQHFPDTDPEYKGISSIALLERVGALLEEKGYVIENIDATVIAQRPKLAAYRPQMAENIAKALRLEVNRVSVKATTEEGLGFTGSGEGISSQAVTLLTDVRDYAFDDRMQSQGRDCGGCPGCCSRTDQDA, encoded by the coding sequence ATGCGGATCGGACAGGGATATGATGTCCATAAATTAGTAGAGGGAAGGGATCTGATCCTGGGCGGCGTGACAGTGCCGTATGAGTTGGGGCTGCTCGGCCACTCGGACGCGGATGTGCTGGTACATGCGGTCATGGATGCGCTTTTGGGGGCGGCTGCGCTTGGCGACATTGGACAGCATTTCCCGGATACAGACCCTGAATATAAAGGGATTTCCAGCATTGCTCTGCTTGAGAGGGTGGGAGCGCTTCTGGAGGAGAAGGGCTACGTGATCGAGAATATTGACGCGACAGTCATTGCACAGCGGCCCAAGCTGGCGGCTTACCGTCCCCAGATGGCGGAAAATATCGCGAAGGCGCTGCGCCTGGAGGTGAACCGGGTCAGTGTCAAGGCTACTACAGAAGAGGGGCTTGGCTTTACCGGCTCCGGCGAGGGGATCTCCTCACAGGCAGTCACCCTTTTGACGGATGTGCGGGATTATGCTTTTGACGACCGTATGCAGTCCCAGGGCAGAGACTGCGGGGGATGTCCGGGCTGTTGCAGCAGGACAGACCAGGACGCATAA